A stretch of DNA from Candidatus Methanomethylicota archaeon:
TGGTAAAGCATTCATACCAATGCTATTAGGTTATGGTTGTAGTGTTCCTGCATGTATAGGTTGTAGAATTATGGAAACTTGGAAAGAAAGATTGATACTTGGTACAACTGTAATATTAATTCCATGTTCTGCAAAAACAGTAATAATACTTGGAGTAGTAGGAAATTATATTGGAATTTGGGCTGCTTTATTTATATATGCAGTAGATATTATAATTGTACTTGGATTGATGAAAATTCTTTTTAAAATACTACCAGAAGAACCAGTTGGTCTTATAATGGAAATTCCACCTTTAAGAATTATAAAAATTAGTTCTGTTATAAAGAAGACTTGGGTGAAAACTAAGGACTTCATATACATAGGACTTCCATTAATAATTGCTGGGTCTTTGATAATATCTATAGCTGAAGTTTTTGAATTAATAGATCCAGTTGTAAATGCTATGGCACCAATAACAGTTGGATTATTAGGTTTACCTTTAGAAACTGGTATTGCATTTATATTTGGATTTTTAAGAAAGGAATTAGCTTTAATAATGTTAATTACATATATTGGAAATATTAATTTATTAAGTTTTATGACACCTTCTCAAATGATAATCTTTGCTCTTGTAATGACATTATATATACCATGTATAGCTACATTAGCAGCTTTAATAAAAGAATATGGATTAAAGAGAGCATTTATAATAACTGCAATGAGTATATCTTTAGCTTTATTCATAGGTAGTATTGGTATTAGGATTTTAAATTTTTTAATTCATTAATTAATTTATTATAAGTTGCTTGAAGATGTTCAGGAATTACTTTAGTATCAGAAAGTATTGGCATAAAATTAGTATCACCAATCCATCTTGGAACTATATGAAGATGAATGTGTTCATAACCAGCACCAGAAGCTTTTCCAATATTAAATCCAATATTAAATCCATCTGGAGACATTAATTTCTTAAGTATTTTTAAACAATCTTTCATAACTTGAAATATTTCCATCCATTCTTCATTATTTAATTCTTCTATATTTATTACATGTCTATAGGGCGCTATCATAATGTGACCAGAATTATATGGATATTTATTTAACATTGCAAAAACATAATTTCTTTTGTCAAATACTAAATTTTTAAAATTATCTTTTTCTTTTGAAATTTCACAAAAAATACATATATTCTTTTTTTCAGTTATGAATTCAACTCTCCAAGGTGCCCATAATATTTTCAATTTAGATCCCTACCCAAGCATTAATCTATATAAATAGATTTTCAAAGTATCATCCATTGTAGCTAGTTTTATAGTATCTATTACTTCTTCTTGATTCTCAAATTTTTTATCCTTTAATTTTATAATGGTATTTGCAAGAGAATTCTTTTCTATCCCTTTAAAAATTCCTTTTTTTATTGTAACTCCTTCTACAAAACCACCTATTTTAATAAAATTATTTAAAGTATTATAACTAGACGATGTTAAGAATCCTTTATTTCCATATCTAGAATCTAGATGAATATTAAATTTCATTCCAAAATCAGACATAACTTCATTATATATTTTTAATTTTTCATAAGATATTGTAGATCCAAGCCCAATTTTTGGATATATTTTATTATTTAAAAAGAAACAAGTTATCCAACCTTCAGAAGACATTAACAATCTTATAGATTCTTTTTTAACATCTTTACTCTCTTCCATAATATCTTTAAATTTCTCATTTATAGCCCTTTTACTATATAATTGAGTTAGATAACTATTTTTAATACTTATAGTTGTTGGACGTTTATTATATATTACATAAGCAAGTTCAGAAAATATATTATGAAGTACTAAGTCTTTATTATAAAAACGAATACAATATTTTCCACCACAAGAATAAAGGGAACTGCTAGAATTTATAAAATGATGAAATAATGCTTTTAATTCTTCTTTACTAAATTTTTTAAAGAGATATTTAACATAAGGAGAAGATATTCTATAAAGACCTATAAAAATTATAATATAATTGAATGGAAGAATTGAAAGAAAATTTGGTTGAAGTGGGATTATGCCATCATTTCCACATTGATTATATACTTCAAAAAAATTAATATAACTACTTAATATGTAGCATATATTTATTAATCCACCTATTATTAAGACTAATGATACTATTTCTTTTAGTGTTCTCACAACTTTATAATTTCAAAAGGTATCTTTTTTGCTTTACTATCATAAACACTTATATCATTATAGGGATAACTTGTAATAATCATAATTTTTCCATAAAAATTATTTAAATCTTCAAGAGATGGAGATGCATCACCACTAGGATGAGAATGAGCTATTCCAATTATACTAAAATCTAAAGGTAATGTGAATAGTGGAAGTGAAGAAAATCCTTCTCCATAATTTGAAAATGGTGGAATAAGAAATTCTTTCACTTCTGCAATTTTATTTTTTATTTTTCCTCTTATTAACATTATATTTTCTCTTGGATGAAAACACTTACAAAAATTTAAAAAAACTTTCAAAGCTTCTCTATTAACTATTACTTTTTCTATCAATTTTAATCCTCATTGTGCAGGTATTTCTATATTTAATTCTCTCATTAATTCTTTATACCTATTTCTAACAGTTACTTCAGTAACTTGTGCTGCTTGAGCTATTTCTTTTTGTGTTCTTCTCTCATTTTCCAATAATGAAGCAACATAAATTGCAGCTGCTGCTAAACCAGCAGGGTCTTTTCCTGCAGTAATTCCTTTCTTCTTTGCAGCACGAATTATTTCAGCTGCTCTATGTTGAGTTATTCCACTTAAGTTCAAAGCACTTCCTATTCTTGTAATAAAATCAATAGGATCAGCTATAGGTATTCTAATGCTTACTTCTCTTAATAATAATCTATAACATCTTGCAACATCTTTTCTTCCAGCTTTAGTATATTTTGCAATTTCATCTAAAGTTCTTGGAACTTTTTGAGTTCTACAAGCAGCATATATTGCAGCTGCCATAACAGATTCTATAGATCTACCTCTAACCAAACCTTTTTCAACAGCTCTTCTATAAATAACAGCAGCTTCTTCTTTTACACTTTTAGGAAGACCTAATTGAAAACTTATTCTATCTAATTCACTCATGGCTTGTGCAAGATTTCTATCAATAGAACTATGAACACGTGTTCTTATTTGCCATTTTCTCCATCTAAGTATTTCTATTCTCTTCTTTGGTTCAATTTTTCTTCCCATAGCATCTTTATCTCTCCAATCTATTACAGTAGATAATCCTTTATCATGAACTGTAGGTGAAAGTGGAGATCCAACTCTACTTCTTTTATCTCTCTCTTCTGATGTAAAGGCCCTCCATTCAGGTCCTCTATCTATAATTCTTTCAGATACAACAAGTCCACAATTAGTACATGCATATTCTCCTCTTTCATAACTACTTACGAAAGACGTACTTCCACAATTAGGGCATTTCATAATTTCGTGATCAGATTGATTATTTTTATTCGATTTAGAATAAGCTTTTTCCATAAACCTCACCAAAAGTTTTTTATATCCATAAATTTTCTTAATGGATTTATATTTAAACTTTTCGATTTATTTATATTTACGAAATTAGTACTAGTATTAAACATTTCGGTATATTTAAGAAATTCACTATCATTCATTAAAGTATAAAAAATTAATAGAAAAAAATTATAAGATTATAATAGCCCGGTGGTGTAGCGGCCAAGCATGGCGGGCTCTGGCCCCGCCGACAGGAGTTCGAATCTCCTCCGGGCTACCATGAAGTTACTTTTTAAATGGACATTTTTGGCATTGAACTTCTCCATTTGGTAATAATGTGCCTTCTTCATTAAAAGGGGGTCTATGGCATATGTAGTAAGTATTACCAAGTGGAGTTTTATAAATTTCTAGTAATGAACATTGTGGCATGTTTTTACACCTCCATAGTAATGGAAAAACCAAAAATTTTCAAATATATAAATATTTTGAATCAATAAATTTCTATGATTTAATCCAAGTAATTTAAAGTATATTAAATTTAACTAGAACTTTGATTAAGTTTATAACAGTAACTTTTTATGATTTTTACAGTTTGTCAAACTTTCATTACAATGAAGGCTTTATTTAACTCAAGGTTAATTAAACGATTTATAGGCATTTGAAAAGTAGTAAGTTAGAAGAATATAAGCTTCATTAGGGGGTTGTGTTAATGTATTATTTACGAATAAGAGGATTTTTCTTAAAGAGTTCAGGATATGTTATTTTAAATTTCATAGACCTTGGGAGAAGTTCTTGGTATTTTATAGGTCATTTCTAAAGAAATTAGTAAAATACTTGATTGAAGAATTTTCTTAAAAAGTTAAATTTATTATTGTTAAATGAATTATAGTAAATTTTATTTCAATTAAAAATTTTTAATTACATTTAGGATTTAATTTTACAAATTTTCTAGTAAGTCTTCAAAGATTTATCTTCCTATACTAAAGGCTTTTCTTACATCCTTTGTCATTAACATTAATACTATCATAAAATCTATAATTATTTTTGGAGTAGTGCTAAAAAAGCCAAATTCATACATTACACTAATTACTATACTTGAAACTATACCAAATAAAGAGATAATCATACATAAGTACCAAGCCCATTTATACAAACGCCATAAACCAAAAGCAATAATAAAACTTAAAATGGAAAGTAATAAGTATAAACTATTAATAAATGCAAAAAAAAAGAGTAAATATACTAATCCAGAGAATACTTCTACTCCAGAAATTATTTTTACTTCAAATGGCGTTATTTTTGACATTTTAAAAAAAAATTATTGAGTTTGTTGAGGAGTTGGTGGAGGTACTTTGTGTATTTCATAATATAATGGCCCACGTTCTTTCTTTGTAACTAATGAAACTATTATGATGGTTATGAAACCAAGAATCATACCCCAGGCTCCAGCATCAAGATAGAATGTTGCTATGAATCTTGCAGTACCCATTGGAACTCTATAGACTAATGTTAGAAATGCTGTTACAAACATACCAACAAATACTCCAGCAGTCCCTCCCCACTTTGTAATACCTTTCCATGTTGTGGCCAAGAGTAAGGCTGGTGCAAGGGTGGCAGCAAATTGAGCCCATCCTATAGCAGCAAGCCATGTAATTAATTCTGCAGGGAACATTGTTTCAATTACCATTATTATACCTACTATCAACATCCATATTCTTAATTGTTTAAGTAATTGCTTATCAGTCCAATTTGGTCTAAAGCACTTATTGAGTATATCTCTTGCAATAGCTGCTCCTCCCATCATTACAAAGCCATCTATAGTTGACCAAGCTGCACTAATTACACCTGCAATAAGTAAACCACCAAGTATTGGAGCTTCTGCACCTAATTTATAGACAGTTAACCAAGCAATAACATAATCAGGAGAGCCATATACTGCAACTATATCTGGAGCTTGTCCTACTACTGTTAAATATCTTGTTACAATACCAAGATAGCAGTAAGCAGGACATGTAATTCCAAATACAATGGCGCCTAATAAACCCCATGCCCAAAGTGTACTTGGCTTCTTAATTCCATAAAGTTTCTGAACAATTTGTGGTTGTCCAACAAGACCAAATGATGATAAAAAGAAAAACCAGCTTATCCAGAACCACCAAGCTCTTCCTCCCATGGCTAAATCTTGATTTGCCCAAGAAACAAGACCAGATTGTATAATTGTAGCAAACATATTATTAAAACCACCAGTCCACATATAACCAAGTCCAACAGCAATTAAAGATGCTATAATCATCATTGAAACATTTAATGCACTAACTATAGCACCTGCTATGAAACCTCCTAAAACAATGTATACTACAGATATTGCAATTCCTATAGCTGCTCCAGAGATATAATCTATACCTAGTATTGTACTAAGAAGAACTCCTAATGCTTTAAATTGAGCAGTTGCATAGAATACACTACCAATTACAATTCCTATAGCTGCAAATATTCTGATTAACCTTCCACCATAAACTTCTCCTAAGAAATCAGGCATTGTCATTAAGTTATACTTTTTAGCAGCTATTCTCATCCATCTTCCAAGGAATAATACAGTAATTGGAAAACCTGTCATCATTGGAATACAAAGAGCCCAATGTTGCCATGGACCTGCTGCATAAATTGAACCTGGAAGACCAAAGAATGCCCATGCAGAAACCGATGCTCCTGCACTCCAAAAACCAAGCATCCATACAGGTATTGCTCTTCCTCCAACCATGAATTCTCCTGTACCTTTAACGAATCTCCTACTATATACTCCTATTGATAATATGAGTGCAATCCAAACAACTATAACTATTCCTTCAATTAAAACACCAGCTTCTGGCATTTATTATCACCTCATAATTCTTCTAATAATTCTGGATGTTTCTTTGCCCAAGCTCGCCACCAAAGCATTGTAATTATTGGTATAATAAACCAACAAACCCATTCTAGTACATATATCACAACAAAAGTACTAGTCCATGGAGTGCCAGGTAAGCCGTATCCAGGAAGTCCAAAACCAGGTCTGCCAAGCAACCAATCAAGAAGTACTAGTATTGCATATTCTCCCATTAACATAAAATAACACCTGATCTTAATATAAGAAGAAGATTATATATAAATTATCCTTCAGAATTAGAAAAATTTATAAACCCTTAAATTTTTCTCAGAAAATAATATTAATAAGTTTACCACTATTAAAATGTGGAAGAATGATAAAAAAAGAAGAAAAAATATTGCCATCATATAAGCTAATTTTCCTATTATTCATAGTTCAAATAACATTAATTAGTATTGGAGGTTTTTTTGGATTTTCAAGTTTTAGTGTAAGATTTCTTGAAAATCTACATGAATATACTAGAAAATATGAATTAGGAAGAGAAGGATCACTTCAATATATTTATTCTACTAGTGAAGGAGGGTACATTTATGCTAATTTTGGACTTGATATGAAAACTAAATATAATGATACTCATATGGTGGTATATTGGTATATGAATATAAAATTAAGACCAGGTGCAACAGTCTTAGATCTTATTGAAAATTGGAGTAAAGCAGAATGGGTTGAACTTAGAATTTATCCAATAGAAAATCCATCATTTTGGATTGTTGTAGAAGACTATGATGTAAATAAATATTCAATTGATGTAAAACTTGAGGAAATTGGTGGATTGAGGTATATTGTGGAAATAAATAATTTTAGAAATGTGCCAGGAGCTTTAATATATTGGATGATATATTTCTGGGATAGAAGCATTGGTGGATTCCAATATTTAGCAGCACCACCTGATAAAATATTAGTATATAATCTTGATGATTTTGTATTTCTATATGATAAATTTGGTGCATGGCCTCCAGATTGTTGTAGTGGATCATTAAGATGGGAATATGAAGGATATGGTGGACCTACGAAATAATTTATTCAAAACAATTACATTTAAAAGATTTTATAATTTCAATAGCTTTATCTCCAAGATCTTTTCCTTTTTCAGGAGGGCGATATTGTAATAAAATGAATCTATTAGTATTCATACAAAAAACTCCTAAACCAATTAAATAATCAATAATCTCTTTTTTTGGAAACCCAGAAACTAATTTATACGAAAGTTTATGAAAGAAATATGGATGATTTTCATCATAATCTAATGCATAAATATCAAGTTTATAATCATGGACACTCTTATCTTTCTTAATTTTTTCTAAGTTTGGTTTAAAAAATTCCTCAGGTGTTTTATATTTATCAATAAACTTATTTAAATCATTCCAATCCATTTTTATAATATTTCCAATGAAATCCTGTATTTCTACACTTCCTTCAAAAAAATGAGATCCTTTCCATAAAATTATTAAATATTCTTTAGGAATAACAAGTTGAAGACCATATATTCGAAAAATCATATTAATACCACAAAAAAAATTAAATTAGCGTACTACTAGTACGCTACAATCTGAATTTTTTACAACGTAATCAGCAACACTTCCAATTAAGGCTCTCTTTAATCCTCTGAGACCTCTTGAACCTACGACTATTAAAGCACATCCCAATTTTTCAGCTTCCACAACTAATCCAGCACCAGGAGCTACCCAAGCAGGAATTATTTTTGATTCTACATTAACTCCCTCTTTCTTTGCTTTTTCTTCTAATTCATTAAGCATTGTTTTTAATTTTTCTTCAATTTCTTTTGGAACAGTAGGTGGATATGGTGGAATGTCTCCCATTGCTATTGGAGGGGGAGAATAGACTGTTGCAATAATTAAATCAGAGCCAAGTTTTTTTGCTAATTCAACAGCAACTTCACAAGCCTTTTTTGAATCTTCTGAGCCATCAACACCAACTAGTATTTTTTTATACATGTTATTACCTCCGTATTATTATTTAAATACTTCAAATATTTAAACTCTGATACGAAATTATATTTGGGGATATAAAGTGGAATTAAAAACAATTAAAGTAAAAATTCCTAAGGATTCAAATATAATAATTGGACAGGCACATTTTATTAAAAGTATTGAAGACTTATATGAAGCAATAATGACAACAATTCCTAAAGCAAAATTTGGAATAGCTTTTTGTGAAGCTTCAGGTCAATGCTTAATAAGATATGAAGGAAATGATAATGAACTTATTGAAGCAGCTATAGAAGCTTGTAAAGAAATAGGTGCAGGCCATACATTTGTAATTTATATAAAAGAAGCTTATCCAATAAATGTTCTTAATGTTATAAAAAATGTACAAGAAGTATGTACAATTTTCTGTGCTACAGCAAATCCATTAGAAGTAATAATTGCTGAGACTGAACAAGGTAGAGGAATATTAGGAGTAATAGATGGAAGCTCGCCTAAAGGTGTAGAAGGAGATTTAGATAAAGAAAAACGAATAAAATTCTTAAGACAGATAGGATACAAAAAATAAAGTTTATTTATCTGTATTACAAAGAATAAAATTGAGTTTTACTTCAACGAGGTTTTAGAAATTGAAAAGTAAGCGAAATTGTGAAGCTACATGTCCATACTTTAGATGTGGACAAAGAGCACTATTCATAAAAAGAGGAAGTACACAGGCATTTTGTAATTGGGTTGGAGACATTTGTGTAGCTGCTAAGTGTAAATATGCTATATGTGAAAAGAAAGCATTACTTATAGATGGAAGTTGTGGACTTGAGAATAGAGAAGTTCAGAAGAAGGTAAGAAGCATAGAAGAAGAAGCAAAGCTTGAAGAAGAGGCACTAAAATCAGCACAAATGAAATTAATGAAAAAAACAGGAAAATACTTCATTGAATAATTTTTTTTATTTATTTACTACATATAGGGCATTGAGGATTTTTAGATATTAAAAGTTCATGAAAACTCATATTCTCTCCATCATATATAATTAATCTACCAATAGAAGGCTTGCCCAATCCAGTTATAATTTTTATAGCCTCAGTAGCTTCGAGACAACCAATTATACCAGGAGTTGTTCCTAGAACTGGAATTACATCTTTAGCTTTAGATTCATATGGATATAAACAACGAAGACATGGACCAATATTCGGAATTATTGTCATTAAAAATCCTTCCATTCCATATACTGCACCATAAATATAAGGTTTACAATTCTTTATAGCAAATTCATTTATCATCATTCTTGTTTTTAAATTATCTTGTCCATCTACTATTATATCCATTCCTTTTAATAATTCATTTACATTATCTTCAGTAATTTTTTCATTTATTGGGTCTATTTTAATTTCTGGATTTAAAAGAGAAAGTTTCATTGCTGCAGATTCTACTTTTGGTCTTCCAATATCATTTGTCCAATGTAGAATTTGTCGATTTAAATTTGATATATCAACAATATCATAATCTATTATTCTTAAATAACCAACACCAGCAGCTGCTAAATAATATGAAGCTGCACTTCCAATTCCTCCAATTCCTGCAACTACTACTTTAGCACTTCTAAGCTTTCTTTGACCTTCTTCTCCAAATCCTTTAATTAAAATTTGTCTAGAATATCTTTCCAAAGATTTCACCAAATAAGAGAAAATACTAAAAAAAATAAATATTTATAGGAAATATAAAGAACAAGAGATAAATAAATAAATACTTAAATTACATTATTGAAGAAGAGCCAGGGTGGCCGAGTGGTTTAGGCGGCGGGCTGCAGACCCGCTATACTGGGGTTCGAATCCCTACCCTGGCTCCATGGTGATTTTATGATTTCAGAAATAAAAAATGCAATAAATAATTTAATAAAGATTTTAATTATATTTAGAAAAACTTCACCTCTACATAATTTAAGTAATGAAGAAAAAAAAGAAATAATAATAGTATTAAATGAAACTATGGAAAAATTAAAGAAAATTAAGGAAGAGATAGAAAAATGAAAATACCAAAGTATAGACTTGAGAAATATAAAAATCTCAAGAGATTATTTTCTGAAGATGAATATTTGAATATTCACCCTATACAAAGAGGAGGAGTTTTAACAGAAGAAGCTATGAAAGCAATAATTGAATTTGGAGATGGTTATTCTGTATGTGATTTATGTCCTCCAAAAAGTGCAAGATTAGATATGATAACTTCTCCACCAATAAAAGATTTTTATGAAGATCTTGCAGAATTCCTTGGTATGGATTATGCAAGAGTAGTAACTAGATGTAGAGAGGCTATTTTTATAGCATTTAGAATGCTTGGAGAAAGAGGAGATTACGTCATAATTGATAGTAATGCTCACTATTCTACATATCTTGCAGCTGAATTTGCAGAATTAAAAATAAAAGAAGTTCCAAATTCTGGTTATCCAGAATTTAAAATTAATTTAGAATCTTATGAAGAAAAAATTAATGAAGTAAAAAAAGAGACTGGTAAATTTCCAATAGCCATATTTCTTACACATGTAGATTATTTATATGGAAATTTAAATGATGCTAAAATAGTTGGAAAAATTGCAAAAGATTATGGAATACCATTTATACTAAATTGTGCTTATAGTGCAGGAATTATGCCAATTAATGGAAAAGAATTGTATGCAGATGTAATTACTAGTAGTGGACATAAAAGTTGGGCAGCAAGTGCTCCAATAGGAATAATTGCATTTAATAAATCTTTATATGATAAAATAACTGCAAAACCCAAAATAAAAGGAGATTTAACTAATAGAAGTTTTGAAATAAAAGAATTAGCACTTTTAGGATGTACAGTAATGGGAGCTCCATTAATGACGTTAATGGCATCCTTTCCTCATATAGTAGAAAGAGTAGAAAAATGGGATGAAGAAGTTAATAAAGCAAGATATATTGTGAATGAATTAGAAAAAATAGAAGGATTTAAACAATTAGGAGTAAAACCAAAAATGCATACACTTATACATATGGAAAGTGAAAGTTTTTATAAAGTATCATTAAATCATAAAAGAAAAGGTTATTTTCTTTATGAAGAATTAAAAGAAAGAAAAATTGTAGGAATACAACCTGGACTTACAAAACATTTTAAATTTAATATTTATGGACTTTCATGGAATCAAATAAAATATTTAAGAGATGCTTTTTTTGAAATAGCTGAAAAATATGGTATAAAACATTCATAAATCTAATTTTTCTAAAAGTAATTTTGGATTTTTATAAATTACTTCATATGCTTTTTCATCATCTAATCCAGCACCTTTTGCAATAGATAATGCCATTTCTAAAGATAAAAAATCTTCAGTATCATGAGCATCAGAATTAACAAGTAGTTTTGCTCCTATTTTTAAAGCAAGTTTTGCAACATGACCATTTCCAAGACAATGTCCTTTTCTATAAGATATCTCAAGAAATACTTCATTTTCTTTTGCATTTATAACATCTTGTTCAGAAATTATACCAGGATGGGCTAGTATGTCTACATCTTGGCATTTACATGCTATAGAGTTTGTATTAGGGGGGACTGGTTCTACTAAAGTCTCTCCATGAACTATAACAATTTTTGCACCTAAAGATTTTGCTTTTTTTGCTAATATAGGAATACTTTCAGGGGGGACGTGAGTAATTTCTACACCAGGAATTAATGAAAAATCTTTATAATATTCAGATATGAATTTTGAAGCTTTATTTATAACTCTTATAACTTCTTCAATATTTGATTCGTCTATGTGATCAGTAATGGCAATAACTCTATTACCTAATACATAAGCTCTTCTCACAATTTCTGATGGTAATAATTCACCATCACTAAAAATAGAATGAATATGAAAATCATATATTCCTTGCATGAATAATAAGATTTAAAATCATATATTAAAACTTCACCTTTAAAAATATATAGGAAAATAGTTATCATTGAAAATTAATTGGTGAGAGTATTGCAAAATGAAGTTCCAAAAGTAACTCCATGGGAAGTTAAAGGTGAAGTTGATTATAATGTATTAATAAAGGAATTTGGAGTTGAACCTTTAACTAATGAATTAATTGAAAGATTAAAAAAACATGCAGGAGTACTTCATTTATTATTAAGAAGAGGAGTATTTTTTGCTCATAGAGATTTTGGAGATTGGCTAGATTCTTATGAAAAAGGAATAAGAGTTGTATTATATACTGGTAGAGGACCTTCTGGACAAACTCATATAGGACATTTAATTCCATGGATATTTACAAAATATTTGCAAGATATATTTAAAGCCATATTATATTTCCAAGTTACAGATGATGAAAAATACTTAATAAGTCCTGGAGTAGAGCTTAGTGAAATAAAAAAATATGCTTATGATAATATATTGGACATTATAGCAGTTGGATTTGATCCTGAAAGAACAAGAATTTTTACAAATTTAGATTATACAAAAGAAATATATAATATAGCAATTAAAGTTGCTAAACATGTTACTTTCTCTACTGCTAAAGCAACATTTGGTTTTACTGAAAGTTCTAATATAGGAATAATATTCTTCCCAGCAATGCAAGCAGCTCCATGT
This window harbors:
- a CDS encoding HesA/MoeB/ThiF family protein, with protein sequence MERYSRQILIKGFGEEGQRKLRSAKVVVAGIGGIGSAASYYLAAAGVGYLRIIDYDIVDISNLNRQILHWTNDIGRPKVESAAMKLSLLNPEIKIDPINEKITEDNVNELLKGMDIIVDGQDNLKTRMMINEFAIKNCKPYIYGAVYGMEGFLMTIIPNIGPCLRCLYPYESKAKDVIPVLGTTPGIIGCLEATEAIKIITGLGKPSIGRLIIYDGENMSFHELLISKNPQCPICSK
- a CDS encoding adenosine-specific kinase — protein: MELKTIKVKIPKDSNIIIGQAHFIKSIEDLYEAIMTTIPKAKFGIAFCEASGQCLIRYEGNDNELIEAAIEACKEIGAGHTFVIYIKEAYPINVLNVIKNVQEVCTIFCATANPLEVIIAETEQGRGILGVIDGSSPKGVEGDLDKEKRIKFLRQIGYKK
- a CDS encoding histidinol phosphate phosphatase domain-containing protein translates to MQGIYDFHIHSIFSDGELLPSEIVRRAYVLGNRVIAITDHIDESNIEEVIRVINKASKFISEYYKDFSLIPGVEITHVPPESIPILAKKAKSLGAKIVIVHGETLVEPVPPNTNSIACKCQDVDILAHPGIISEQDVINAKENEVFLEISYRKGHCLGNGHVAKLALKIGAKLLVNSDAHDTEDFLSLEMALSIAKGAGLDDEKAYEVIYKNPKLLLEKLDL
- a CDS encoding transcription initiation factor IIB; protein product: MEKAYSKSNKNNQSDHEIMKCPNCGSTSFVSSYERGEYACTNCGLVVSERIIDRGPEWRAFTSEERDKRSRVGSPLSPTVHDKGLSTVIDWRDKDAMGRKIEPKKRIEILRWRKWQIRTRVHSSIDRNLAQAMSELDRISFQLGLPKSVKEEAAVIYRRAVEKGLVRGRSIESVMAAAIYAACRTQKVPRTLDEIAKYTKAGRKDVARCYRLLLREVSIRIPIADPIDFITRIGSALNLSGITQHRAAEIIRAAKKKGITAGKDPAGLAAAAIYVASLLENERRTQKEIAQAAQVTEVTVRNRYKELMRELNIEIPAQ
- a CDS encoding universal stress protein; the encoded protein is MYKKILVGVDGSEDSKKACEVAVELAKKLGSDLIIATVYSPPPIAMGDIPPYPPTVPKEIEEKLKTMLNELEEKAKKEGVNVESKIIPAWVAPGAGLVVEAEKLGCALIVVGSRGLRGLKRALIGSVADYVVKNSDCSVLVVR
- a CDS encoding tryptophan--tRNA ligase translates to MQNEVPKVTPWEVKGEVDYNVLIKEFGVEPLTNELIERLKKHAGVLHLLLRRGVFFAHRDFGDWLDSYEKGIRVVLYTGRGPSGQTHIGHLIPWIFTKYLQDIFKAILYFQVTDDEKYLISPGVELSEIKKYAYDNILDIIAVGFDPERTRIFTNLDYTKEIYNIAIKVAKHVTFSTAKATFGFTESSNIGIIFFPAMQAAPCFMHQIIEKEDAHVLIPCAVDQEPYWRISRDVAPKLGFRKPAGIYSKFMPGLGAGGKMSASLPDTCIFLSDSPEDVKRKIWNAFTGGQPTLKEQREKGGNPEICVVYWYLYYLFEEDDKKVYELYEDCKHGNIICGDCKKNLTEKIIKFLIEHQIKRKEAEKIIHKFILKSRQE
- the pscS gene encoding O-phospho-L-seryl-tRNA:Cys-tRNA synthase; the protein is MKIPKYRLEKYKNLKRLFSEDEYLNIHPIQRGGVLTEEAMKAIIEFGDGYSVCDLCPPKSARLDMITSPPIKDFYEDLAEFLGMDYARVVTRCREAIFIAFRMLGERGDYVIIDSNAHYSTYLAAEFAELKIKEVPNSGYPEFKINLESYEEKINEVKKETGKFPIAIFLTHVDYLYGNLNDAKIVGKIAKDYGIPFILNCAYSAGIMPINGKELYADVITSSGHKSWAASAPIGIIAFNKSLYDKITAKPKIKGDLTNRSFEIKELALLGCTVMGAPLMTLMASFPHIVERVEKWDEEVNKARYIVNELEKIEGFKQLGVKPKMHTLIHMESESFYKVSLNHKRKGYFLYEELKERKIVGIQPGLTKHFKFNIYGLSWNQIKYLRDAFFEIAEKYGIKHS
- a CDS encoding Mov34/MPN/PAD-1 family protein, with amino-acid sequence MIEKVIVNREALKVFLNFCKCFHPRENIMLIRGKIKNKIAEVKEFLIPPFSNYGEGFSSLPLFTLPLDFSIIGIAHSHPSGDASPSLEDLNNFYGKIMIITSYPYNDISVYDSKAKKIPFEIIKL
- a CDS encoding HIT domain-containing protein, whose amino-acid sequence is MKILWAPWRVEFITEKKNICIFCEISKEKDNFKNLVFDKRNYVFAMLNKYPYNSGHIMIAPYRHVINIEELNNEEWMEIFQVMKDCLKILKKLMSPDGFNIGFNIGKASGAGYEHIHLHIVPRWIGDTNFMPILSDTKVIPEHLQATYNKLINELKNLKS